The sequence below is a genomic window from Salicibibacter cibarius.
GGGAGATGCTTACGGACCATTAACCGGGACGATGTTATCGGAAAATAACCCCGGCTCATTCTTTGTTTACGGTACTCTTCAACAACCCGTACATGCCTTAAATTTGCAAGCAACACTGGACGATGTTTTTGATAACTACCGGCATCCATTCCTCATCGCCATCGATGCCAGCATGGGAAAATCCTATAACGTCGGGAAAATTACACTTGCTTCCGGTCCGGTTCGGCCAGGAAGCGCGGTGAAGAAAACGCTTCCGGATATCGGGAACATGCACATGACCGGAACCGTAAACGTAGGTGGGATGATGGAATATTATGTTTTGCAAAATACAAGATTGAATCTTGTCATGAAAATGGCCGAGCGAACGTCTAATGCCATCTTGCGTGCAGATCGCCGCCTCAACCATCCAA
It includes:
- the yyaC gene encoding spore protease YyaC, whose amino-acid sequence is MSYNRSFSTGEPFSHQFHVDDAAMEEPLAGRFFEKIHFISLHREIVIVCIGTDRSTGDAYGPLTGTMLSENNPGSFFVYGTLQQPVHALNLQATLDDVFDNYRHPFLIAIDASMGKSYNVGKITLASGPVRPGSAVKKTLPDIGNMHMTGTVNVGGMMEYYVLQNTRLNLVMKMAERTSNAILRADRRLNHPTSPTPTRRSHIIRPSAHEMSAPAKE